The Heliorestis convoluta genome includes the window GCCCAGGCCAGGGACATATTGCTTGATTGCTCCTTAGGAGAGACAGCACAGGAGAACCGTCCCTCTGAGTTAGGTGTGGCAAACGAAACGTCCCCTTGGCATTGCCTATACCTTAGACCCCGGTACTGACTCCAAATCAGGATCAACTTCTTCCTCTTCCACTTCAGAAACTTCAACCATAGGCTGCACAATCGATAACAGAACTTTTCGCTTTAGCCGATCTTCCATTAACGTCGTGAGCAAAGAGGGCAAAGAACCATCTATCGTGGCCTCCGCTTCTAAGTGCAATGTTACCTTATAAGTAGAAGTTTCTCGATCGTAAGAAAAGGAAAAAGTCCTCCATAAAAAATCAGGTGAAACACGATTCTTTTCAACAAGAATATCTTCAATCAATTTCTCTGGATTATTAAGAACAATGCCGGCTTGTTCCGGTGATAAAGTCGTACCCATTGCTGGAACGACAGCACCTTCTTCTGGTGCAAGAGGAGGCGAATCAATCAGGCCGTGACGGTTTACTTCTGCGACTCGAACCATTTGCAACTGCAAAGAAACAGGTGCTTTGAGGCGATACTCTAAGAGATTTTCAATCTCTCGCAACTGATTCGGTGTAAAATGCTCTGGAGAACGTACTACAGCATAAATCTCTAGCCCTTTAGAATCCCGTTGATATTGATACGTTACCAGTTCTGTACGAGGAATAATCTGCAAGTTATCACTTAAGGATTGTAAGATCAATTTATCAGTCTGATTTCTATCAACAGCGCGAGCCATAATGGTGATCAGTGGAATCGAGATCAGAACGAGCATGGCAATCGAAATCATAAAGCGTTGACGAACCGAGAGGACTTCGTCTTTTTCACCGGTAAACTTCGAAGTAAACCCAGCCAACAAAAAGACAATAGAGCTAGCCAAACTAATGGCAATTAAGTTGGCTAAAAATAGAAGAAAACCACCCATAACAACGGCGTATTCGTAGGTTGCCAAACCAATCCCTACTACGCAAAGAGGTGGCATTAAGGCTGTGGCAATCGCAACGCCTGGCAGTGCAGCCGACTTGGGATGGTAGGTAATTGTATAAGCGCCAGCTGCACCAGAGGCTAACGCTATTAATAAATCGAAAAGTGTAGGTTCTATCCGTGCTAATATCTCTGGCGTCAGTTCTCGAGTGGGTGAAAGCAAGGTAATGAAAGTAGAAAGGACGATGGCCAAAGCAAGGCCTGTAAACTCAGCAAAAGAGGCTCGACGAAGTAGTTGTGTATCACCCAGTGTAATGGCCAGTGAACCCGATATAATGGGATTCATTAACGGTGCAATCAACATGGCCCCGATAATAACAGCAGCGCTATTGGTCAACAAACCCAATGTTGCTACCGTACCAGACAAAGCCACCATGAGATAAAAGTAAGCGTTGGCTTGTCCTGATTCACTAAGCTCATGATAAATCTCTCGTTTTTGCTCCTCTGATATTTTCGAAGCAACTCTTTGCATGAAACACCTCGCAAATTACAAAAAGTCTTTTGCATAAAGTATAGCAAAAGACTTTTCACCATGCTACGACAAAATTTCCATTCTGAGGTATCTTTTTATCGTGACTACTTCCGCGTTGCTCGAAAGGTTCCACCCCGAATGGGTTTTGTGTCCATCACAGTCACGAAAGCTTTCGGGTCCCACTCATTGACCTTTTTCTCCAGCTCACGAAACCTTTTTCTTTCAAAAACAACGTTCAGAAGCTGATGGCAACCTTCACGGCCTTGGCAGGGAAACAGGCTTACACCGAAACCTTCTTCACGCAATCGATCGGAGAAATTCCAGGCGTCCCGGAAGGTGATAACTTGCATGGTTAAGTAACCAATGGCGAGTTTTTCTTCGAGCCAGGTACCGACTACGTTGCCGGCTGCAAAGCCGAGGGCGTATATAATCAGGCTTAAAGGGTCATCAAGCGTATCAAAGACAAGCTTAAGAGCAATGATGTAGATTAAAACTTCAAAGAATCCAAAGGTGGCAGCCCATAGTTTTTTCCCTCGCATGACCATAAGCACGCGCAGTGTCATCATTGTGACGTCAATAACCCGTGCCATAAATACTACGAAATAGCCGAATAGTAGTGCCGTCACCTTGCTAACTCCTTTCCTCACTTTGAATAAGGAAACCTGCCTATGGTCGGCAGGTTTCCTGTTGTTTCTATGAGTCAAATTGGAGCTTTATCAAAATCTTATGGTTTTACCCATAAGTTCATATCTTCAAAGTCGCCTGCAATATGACAGTTGTTAATCAGCCTGCCT containing:
- a CDS encoding DUF2179 domain-containing protein; protein product: MTALLFGYFVVFMARVIDVTMMTLRVLMVMRGKKLWAATFGFFEVLIYIIALKLVFDTLDDPLSLIIYALGFAAGNVVGTWLEEKLAIGYLTMQVITFRDAWNFSDRLREEGFGVSLFPCQGREGCHQLLNVVFERKRFRELEKKVNEWDPKAFVTVMDTKPIRGGTFRATRK
- a CDS encoding TIGR00341 family protein, whose product is MQRVASKISEEQKREIYHELSESGQANAYFYLMVALSGTVATLGLLTNSAAVIIGAMLIAPLMNPIISGSLAITLGDTQLLRRASFAEFTGLALAIVLSTFITLLSPTRELTPEILARIEPTLFDLLIALASGAAGAYTITYHPKSAALPGVAIATALMPPLCVVGIGLATYEYAVVMGGFLLFLANLIAISLASSIVFLLAGFTSKFTGEKDEVLSVRQRFMISIAMLVLISIPLITIMARAVDRNQTDKLILQSLSDNLQIIPRTELVTYQYQRDSKGLEIYAVVRSPEHFTPNQLREIENLLEYRLKAPVSLQLQMVRVAEVNRHGLIDSPPLAPEEGAVVPAMGTTLSPEQAGIVLNNPEKLIEDILVEKNRVSPDFLWRTFSFSYDRETSTYKVTLHLEAEATIDGSLPSLLTTLMEDRLKRKVLLSIVQPMVEVSEVEEEEVDPDLESVPGSKV